The Pirellulales bacterium genome includes a window with the following:
- a CDS encoding DUF971 domain-containing protein, producing MSLQPTKLGLLADGQLMIEWSDGERRRYRVRELRDECPCATCREKRGAPAPLLQVITAAETAPLSITAMPPVGNYAYAIHFSDGHDTGIFTLERLRELGEAVAAD from the coding sequence ATGTCCCTGCAACCGACGAAGCTTGGCCTTTTGGCCGATGGTCAACTGATGATCGAATGGAGCGACGGCGAGCGTCGCCGCTACCGCGTGCGCGAGTTGCGCGACGAATGCCCCTGCGCGACGTGTCGCGAGAAACGCGGCGCGCCGGCGCCCCTGTTGCAGGTCATCACGGCGGCCGAGACCGCGCCCCTGTCCATCACGGCCATGCCCCCCGTGGGAAACTACGCCTACGCCATTCACTTCAGCGACGGCCACGACACGGGCATCTTCACGCTCGAACGCCTGCGTGAGCTGGGCGAAGCGGTGGCAGCCGATTAA
- a CDS encoding exo-alpha-sialidase — MTLVFRHGVSTRGSLIAAFVLLAFATVAPAQDENPIRLERVFGSEAPGPYKHPASIEQLAGGDLYLVYYGGSGEYADDTAVYGSRRKEGEGKWSAPAPIADTPFRSEGNGVIWQAPDGLVWLFYNVRYGETWSTSRIQAKISRDGAETWSDPIIVAWEEGMMVRSRPVALADGDFLLPVYHETGHDTEKVGDDTTSLFLRYDHKSGRFTETNRIHARRGCLQPAAAQVEGDYFVCYNRRGGDYEPTTDGYLVRSESRDGGRTWSEGVDTKFPNPNSAVDFLRLLNGHLLLIYNDNMNDRTPLTAAISTDGDQTYPHRRNLVVGPGPYAYPFTIQAKDGTIHCVYTTEDRTLIMLASFKEEAVLGEK, encoded by the coding sequence ATGACTCTCGTTTTCCGGCACGGCGTCTCGACACGAGGCAGTCTCATCGCGGCGTTTGTGCTGCTCGCGTTCGCTACGGTTGCCCCGGCGCAAGATGAAAACCCGATTCGGCTCGAACGAGTGTTCGGCTCCGAGGCGCCAGGTCCTTATAAGCACCCGGCTTCGATCGAGCAGCTCGCGGGGGGCGATTTGTATCTGGTCTATTACGGTGGCAGCGGCGAGTACGCCGACGACACGGCCGTCTACGGCTCGCGCCGCAAAGAGGGCGAAGGCAAATGGTCGGCCCCGGCGCCCATCGCCGACACCCCTTTTCGTTCCGAAGGGAACGGTGTGATCTGGCAGGCGCCCGACGGGCTGGTATGGCTCTTCTACAACGTCCGCTATGGCGAGACTTGGAGCACGTCGCGCATCCAGGCCAAGATCTCGCGCGATGGCGCCGAGACCTGGTCCGATCCGATCATCGTCGCCTGGGAAGAAGGGATGATGGTCCGCAGCCGCCCGGTGGCGCTGGCCGACGGCGACTTTTTGCTGCCCGTCTATCACGAGACGGGGCACGACACTGAAAAGGTCGGCGACGATACGACCTCGCTCTTCTTGCGTTACGATCACAAGTCAGGGCGTTTCACCGAGACGAATCGCATTCACGCGCGGCGTGGCTGTTTGCAACCGGCGGCGGCGCAGGTCGAGGGAGATTATTTCGTCTGCTACAACCGCCGCGGCGGCGACTATGAACCGACGACGGACGGCTATCTCGTTCGCTCCGAATCGCGCGACGGCGGCCGCACCTGGAGCGAAGGGGTCGATACCAAGTTTCCCAACCCGAACTCAGCGGTCGATTTTCTGCGTCTGCTGAATGGCCATCTGCTGCTGATCTACAACGACAACATGAACGATCGGACGCCGCTGACGGCGGCCATCTCGACCGATGGAGACCAGACGTACCCGCACCGCCGCAACCTGGTGGTCGGTCCTGGTCCGTATGCCTATCCGTTCACGATCCAGGCCAAGGACGGCACGATCCATTGCGTCTACACGACGGAAGATCGCACGCTGATCATGCTGGCCTCGTTCAAGGAAGAAGCCGTGCTGGGAGAGAAGTAG
- a CDS encoding phenylacetate--CoA ligase family protein has product MSTIPLASTAPNPIERRRLESLDRSQLQAHQLARLNRLLGEILPANRFYAGKLADLIDARTPLHQAGRFELTSFEELARLPFTYKEELLAPLPHEELGTANRTYPLERYVRFHQTSGTHGLPLQVLDTAEDWQWWLDCWQYALDAAGLGPSDRLFMAFSFGPYIGFWSAHDAALQRGCLVIPGGGMSTLARLEAIRTSGATALFCTPSYALHLAEVGLAHQIVTSKLHVRTLVLAGEPGGSIPTVRARLESAWNARVIDHAGATEVGAWGYPDRDGTGLHVLESEFIAEFHAVATGEPAGEGDLAELILTTLGRRGSPVLRYRTGDLVRPSWQARGENRFVFLPGGVLGRADDMVVVRGVNVFPTAIEEIVRGFPEVVEYRLTATRRQSMDQLCLEIEDHLSRPERVAQELQLRLGLKIEVALAPAGSLPRFEGKGRRFVDER; this is encoded by the coding sequence ATGTCTACGATTCCGCTTGCCAGCACGGCACCAAACCCTATCGAACGACGACGGCTCGAGTCGCTCGATCGAAGTCAGTTGCAAGCGCACCAGTTGGCGCGCCTGAACCGCTTGCTGGGCGAGATCCTGCCGGCCAATCGCTTTTACGCCGGCAAGTTGGCAGATCTTATCGATGCACGCACTCCGCTTCATCAGGCGGGCCGATTCGAGCTGACGTCGTTCGAGGAACTCGCTCGGCTCCCCTTCACGTACAAGGAAGAGCTGCTCGCTCCACTGCCGCACGAGGAACTCGGGACGGCCAATCGTACCTACCCACTCGAGCGCTACGTGCGCTTCCATCAGACCTCGGGTACGCATGGCTTGCCGCTACAGGTCCTCGACACGGCCGAAGACTGGCAATGGTGGCTCGACTGCTGGCAGTACGCGCTCGACGCGGCAGGGTTGGGCCCCAGCGATCGGCTCTTCATGGCCTTCTCGTTCGGGCCGTACATCGGCTTTTGGAGCGCGCATGACGCCGCGCTCCAACGCGGGTGCCTGGTCATTCCTGGCGGAGGGATGAGCACGCTCGCACGGCTCGAGGCCATTCGCACGAGCGGCGCAACCGCCCTGTTTTGCACACCGAGCTATGCCCTGCACCTGGCCGAGGTCGGGTTGGCACATCAGATCGTGACGTCGAAGCTGCACGTTCGCACGCTGGTACTGGCCGGCGAGCCCGGTGGTTCCATTCCCACAGTGCGGGCGCGTCTTGAATCGGCCTGGAATGCACGCGTCATCGATCATGCCGGGGCGACCGAGGTGGGCGCCTGGGGCTATCCCGATCGAGACGGCACGGGTCTGCACGTCCTCGAGAGCGAATTCATCGCCGAGTTCCATGCGGTGGCTACCGGCGAACCCGCTGGTGAAGGAGATCTGGCCGAGTTGATTCTGACGACCCTCGGACGCCGCGGTAGTCCGGTGTTGCGCTATCGCACGGGGGATCTTGTGCGACCTTCGTGGCAGGCACGCGGCGAGAATCGGTTTGTCTTCTTGCCCGGCGGCGTCTTGGGGCGCGCCGACGATATGGTGGTGGTACGGGGCGTGAACGTGTTTCCGACTGCCATCGAAGAGATCGTGCGCGGTTTTCCCGAGGTCGTCGAGTATCGGCTCACGGCTACCAGGCGACAGTCGATGGACCAACTGTGTTTGGAGATCGAAGATCATCTTTCACGGCCAGAACGCGTGGCACAAGAACTGCAACTCCGTTTAGGGCTGAAGATCGAAGTCGCGCTCGCGCCGGCGGGGAGCCTTCCACGTTTTGAAGGCAAGGGGCGACGATTCGTCGACGAGCGATGA
- a CDS encoding MFS transporter, with translation MSEANRKTALGIVFLTVFIDLLGFGLVLPLLPIYGKVLMADFTPAARGASIGALMASFSAMQFLFAPLWGRLSDRIGRRPVLMVGLAGSTLAYFLFAVAAWEESLLLLFISRVGAGIAGATIPTAQAYIADVTDFENRARGMALIGAAFGLGFTFGPLVGALGFLAVDEHVAATSLNPWPGYLASLLSGSALLVAFFKLPESLRPDSTSAARRAFDFAAMRDALTVPSVGLLVGTFFVFVFGFACFESTLSVLLDRERSGGGFDFGPRGILLMFAYIGVTLTFAQGFLVRRLSKRWPETSLAVLGGGVSLVGFVLLALASQMHSFPLLMVALFVEVTGFAFVTPSVQSLISRRSDPAKQGGILGVAQSAGSLARILGPLVGNTLFEVASTLPFWSAAALMAPAIAMLAAARTGKDFSSASE, from the coding sequence ATGTCCGAAGCCAATCGCAAGACCGCGCTGGGGATCGTCTTCCTGACGGTCTTCATCGATCTGCTGGGATTCGGTCTCGTGCTGCCCTTGCTGCCGATCTACGGCAAGGTCTTGATGGCTGATTTCACGCCGGCCGCGCGCGGCGCTTCGATCGGCGCCCTCATGGCGAGCTTTTCCGCCATGCAGTTTCTCTTCGCACCGCTGTGGGGCAGACTCTCCGACCGCATCGGACGACGCCCCGTGCTGATGGTTGGCCTGGCCGGCTCGACCCTGGCCTATTTCCTCTTTGCCGTGGCGGCGTGGGAAGAGAGCCTCCTGCTCCTCTTCATCTCGCGCGTGGGGGCGGGCATCGCCGGGGCCACGATCCCTACGGCCCAGGCCTATATCGCCGACGTGACCGATTTCGAGAACCGCGCGCGGGGCATGGCTCTGATCGGCGCGGCGTTCGGCCTGGGCTTCACCTTTGGCCCCCTGGTCGGCGCCTTGGGCTTTCTGGCCGTCGACGAGCACGTCGCCGCGACCAGCCTCAACCCTTGGCCCGGCTACCTGGCCAGCCTGCTGTCGGGCTCGGCTTTGCTCGTCGCGTTCTTCAAGTTGCCCGAGTCGTTGCGTCCCGACTCGACCTCGGCCGCGCGCCGCGCGTTCGACTTTGCCGCCATGCGCGATGCCCTGACGGTTCCCTCGGTGGGGCTGCTCGTGGGGACATTCTTCGTGTTCGTGTTCGGCTTTGCCTGCTTCGAATCGACCCTCTCGGTGCTGCTCGATCGCGAGCGGAGCGGGGGGGGCTTCGACTTCGGCCCACGTGGCATCCTGCTCATGTTTGCCTACATTGGCGTGACGCTCACCTTTGCCCAGGGCTTTCTCGTTCGCCGATTGTCGAAGCGCTGGCCCGAGACGTCGCTGGCGGTTTTAGGGGGAGGCGTGTCGCTGGTGGGCTTCGTGCTGCTGGCCCTGGCCAGCCAGATGCACAGCTTTCCGCTGCTGATGGTGGCCCTCTTCGTCGAGGTGACGGGCTTTGCCTTTGTCACCCCCTCGGTGCAGTCGTTGATCTCGCGGCGGAGCGATCCCGCCAAGCAGGGTGGCATCCTGGGCGTGGCCCAGAGCGCCGGCTCGCTGGCACGGATCCTGGGACCGCTCGTGGGCAATACCTTGTTCGAAGTGGCCAGCACTCTCCCCTTCTGGTCGGCCGCCGCTCTGATGGCGCCGGCGATCGCGATGCTCGCCGCCGCCCGAACAGGGAAAGACTTTTCCTCCGCCAGCGAATAG
- a CDS encoding cysteine desulfurase-like protein codes for MSAVASSPTARVAPLDVAACRAQFPALSRERAGRPVVYLDGPAGSQVPLRVIEAVSHYYRTMNANHGGVFATSRESDAMLDEARRAVADLLGAADPDTVAFGGNMTTLTFGLSRALGKTWQPGDEVIVTRLDHDANVTPWVLAARDAGATVHHVDIRQEDCTLDLEDLRAKLSSRTKLVAVGCASNSVGTINPVKDICRWAREAGALTFLDAVHYAPHALLDVDAWGCDFLACSAYKFFGPHVGVLWGRRELLSELPVYKLRPVPNTIPDRWMTGTQSHESIAGVLAAVDYLAELGGTRENGGAAMSRRTALQNAFSRIDRYERELVTRLLAGLRELRAVRIWGITDPERMSDRVPTVAITHDRLSPQALAERLAEQGIFVWHGNYYALSLSEALGREPEGMVRIGLLHYNTSEEVERLLAALRQLP; via the coding sequence ATGTCTGCCGTTGCAAGTTCGCCTACCGCTCGAGTAGCTCCCCTGGATGTGGCCGCGTGCCGCGCGCAGTTTCCGGCCCTGTCGCGCGAGAGGGCCGGACGCCCGGTGGTCTATCTCGATGGTCCTGCGGGCAGCCAGGTTCCGCTGCGCGTGATCGAGGCGGTGAGCCATTACTACCGCACGATGAACGCCAATCATGGCGGCGTCTTTGCCACGAGCCGCGAAAGCGACGCCATGCTCGACGAGGCACGCCGCGCCGTGGCCGATCTGTTGGGCGCCGCCGATCCCGACACCGTCGCGTTCGGCGGCAACATGACGACCCTGACGTTCGGGCTGAGTCGCGCGCTGGGCAAAACCTGGCAGCCGGGGGACGAGGTGATCGTCACGCGGCTCGATCACGATGCCAATGTAACCCCCTGGGTGCTGGCCGCGCGTGACGCCGGAGCGACCGTTCACCACGTCGACATTCGCCAGGAAGACTGCACGCTCGATCTCGAGGATCTCCGCGCCAAGCTGTCGTCGCGGACGAAGCTCGTCGCCGTGGGATGCGCGTCGAACTCCGTCGGCACGATCAATCCGGTGAAGGACATCTGCCGCTGGGCTCGCGAGGCCGGCGCGCTGACGTTTCTCGACGCGGTCCACTACGCGCCGCATGCGCTGCTCGACGTCGACGCCTGGGGGTGCGATTTTCTGGCCTGCTCGGCGTACAAGTTTTTTGGCCCGCACGTGGGGGTGTTGTGGGGGCGACGCGAGCTTCTGTCGGAGCTTCCCGTCTACAAATTGCGTCCGGTGCCGAATACGATTCCCGATCGCTGGATGACCGGCACGCAAAGCCACGAGAGCATTGCCGGCGTGCTGGCGGCGGTCGATTATCTGGCGGAGTTGGGCGGCACGAGGGAGAACGGCGGCGCAGCGATGTCGCGTCGCACCGCCTTGCAGAACGCTTTCTCTCGAATCGACCGCTACGAGCGCGAGCTCGTGACGCGACTACTGGCCGGCTTGCGCGAGCTTCGTGCGGTGCGGATCTGGGGCATCACCGATCCTGAGCGGATGAGCGATCGCGTGCCTACGGTGGCGATAACACACGACCGGTTGTCGCCGCAGGCACTCGCCGAACGGCTGGCCGAGCAGGGGATCTTCGTCTGGCACGGCAACTATTACGCCCTGTCGCTGAGCGAGGCCCTGGGACGCGAGCCCGAGGGGATGGTCCGTATCGGCCTGTTGCACTACAACACATCAGAAGAGGTCGAACGCCTGCTCGCAGCATTACGCCAGTTGCCATAA
- a CDS encoding putative hydro-lyase, with product MSVSRKSYAKMTAAELRAAIRAGDVTAPTPGMAVGYAQTNLVILPERDAADFAEFCRRNPRPCPVLARTSPGDPCPHDVAPGADLRTDVPRYRVFRQGVLEAEEPTDVRSLWRDDFVGFLIGCSFSFEHDLEAAGLRVRHLQLGRNVPMYRTNRSCESAGKFAGPLVVSMRPYRPEQIDEVTRITGRYPTMHGPPLHVGDPAALGIADLARPDFGEAVPLEVGEEPLFWACGVTPQLALTAARPEICITHSPGCMFVLDRTDASYRSP from the coding sequence ATGAGCGTATCGCGGAAATCGTATGCGAAGATGACGGCCGCCGAGCTGCGTGCCGCGATTCGCGCCGGCGACGTAACGGCTCCCACCCCCGGTATGGCCGTCGGCTACGCGCAGACGAATCTTGTGATTCTGCCGGAGCGTGATGCGGCCGATTTCGCCGAGTTCTGCCGGCGCAATCCGCGTCCCTGTCCGGTGCTGGCACGAACCAGCCCCGGCGATCCCTGTCCTCACGATGTGGCGCCCGGCGCCGATTTACGCACGGATGTGCCCAGGTATCGCGTGTTTCGGCAGGGGGTGCTCGAGGCCGAGGAGCCGACCGACGTCCGGTCGTTGTGGCGCGACGATTTCGTCGGCTTTCTCATCGGCTGTTCGTTCAGCTTCGAGCACGACCTGGAGGCCGCCGGCTTGCGGGTGCGGCATCTGCAATTGGGACGCAACGTGCCCATGTATCGCACGAATCGATCGTGCGAGTCGGCGGGCAAGTTCGCCGGTCCCTTGGTCGTGAGCATGCGTCCTTACCGGCCCGAGCAGATCGACGAAGTCACGCGCATCACGGGGCGTTATCCCACGATGCACGGGCCACCGCTGCATGTGGGAGATCCGGCCGCCTTGGGGATCGCCGATCTCGCCCGGCCCGATTTCGGCGAGGCGGTGCCGCTGGAAGTGGGAGAAGAGCCGCTGTTCTGGGCTTGCGGCGTGACGCCCCAGTTAGCCTTGACGGCGGCGCGTCCCGAGATTTGCATCACGCACAGCCCGGGCTGTATGTTCGTCCTCGATCGTACCGATGCGTCCTACCGCTCACCGTGA
- a CDS encoding sulfatase-like hydrolase/transferase encodes MRVCSFLVPFLPVLLFALAGVDLGRALAGEQNLNSNAGQSAAPRGYEIPTIDLSGDTHRQVIVDRESRQYLGHPTTLLLEDGKTILCVYPKGHGRGAIVYKRSADGGLTWSERLPTPASWTTSQEVPTLHRVVDAAGQRRVIMFSGLYPVRMARSDDDGLTWSELEPVGDWGGIVTMGCVIELKSAPGHYLALFHDDGRFFRAGGKKTPTMTLYQSLSTDGGLTWAEPQAIFASDEVHLCEPGAFRSPDGKQLAVLLRENRRQRNSHVIFSNDEGKTWTEPRELPGALTGDRHTGQYAPDGRLFISFRDTTLESPTAGDWVAWVGTYDDIIAGREGQYRVRLMKNHRGRDCAYPGVELLPDGTLVTTTYGHWTAGEEPYIVSVRLKLAELDEKAAVRKAEKASEPQRDSAQTVPVTNSVREVESAPNQTNPSTTEKSAADNSSSADTTTTKSAPAGASSNEPAFQPARVSAKRHRRPNILFILTDDQRADTIHAVGNRHIRTPTLDRLVEQGQVFRRAYCMGSTMPAVCLPSRSMLMTSRTLFHLPDAKSPASVAAAPLLPRTLTAAGFDTLRTGKVGNHPAYADAAFGRNHNVERSATCTTTHADTAIRFLREDRGEQPFFLYVALASPHDPRVAPQPYMDQYSPRDVELPANYLPQHPFDNGEMTIRDEQLAPWPRTREVIAEHLADYYSVITYLDAEIARILATLEEVGAKDDTYVLFSSDHGLAIGSHGLMGKQNLYEHSMRVPLVISGPGVSAGSSNDALVYLHDLFPTICELTGVPIPAGVEGKSLVPVLRDPQHRVRDSLFTAYRDVQRAMCDDRWKLIRYPQVDRTQLFDLEHDPDERNDLAADPRYQDRVARMMARLAAWQRELDDPAPLQVEHPRDPTFTPPAQTSQRAPGRPRLAPIAMVSDTRDPPFGLRSEVAVSATP; translated from the coding sequence GTGCGAGTGTGTTCTTTTCTGGTTCCTTTTCTTCCGGTGCTGCTCTTCGCCTTGGCCGGAGTCGATCTTGGCCGTGCCCTCGCTGGCGAGCAGAACCTGAACTCGAATGCCGGTCAATCTGCGGCCCCTCGCGGTTACGAGATTCCCACCATCGACCTTTCGGGCGATACGCATCGGCAGGTGATCGTCGATCGAGAGTCTCGGCAGTACCTGGGACATCCAACCACTCTGTTGCTGGAAGATGGCAAGACGATCCTCTGCGTCTATCCCAAGGGGCATGGTCGCGGCGCCATCGTCTACAAACGGAGCGCCGACGGTGGGCTCACCTGGTCGGAAAGGCTGCCGACTCCCGCATCTTGGACGACCAGCCAGGAAGTGCCCACGCTCCATAGGGTCGTAGACGCGGCGGGGCAGCGGCGCGTCATCATGTTCTCGGGGCTGTATCCGGTTCGCATGGCCCGTAGTGACGATGACGGACTGACCTGGAGCGAGCTCGAGCCCGTCGGAGACTGGGGGGGCATCGTGACCATGGGCTGCGTCATCGAGCTCAAGTCGGCGCCGGGCCACTATTTGGCCCTTTTTCACGACGATGGGCGTTTCTTCCGAGCAGGGGGCAAAAAAACTCCTACGATGACGCTCTACCAATCCCTTTCGACCGATGGTGGGCTGACCTGGGCAGAGCCCCAGGCGATCTTTGCCAGCGATGAGGTCCATCTTTGCGAGCCGGGGGCATTTCGTTCGCCCGATGGCAAGCAACTGGCGGTACTACTACGCGAAAATCGGCGTCAGCGTAATTCCCACGTCATCTTCTCAAACGACGAGGGCAAAACCTGGACGGAGCCGCGCGAGTTGCCCGGCGCCCTGACGGGCGATCGCCATACGGGACAGTACGCGCCTGACGGCCGGCTCTTCATTTCCTTTCGCGATACGACGCTCGAGAGCCCGACGGCAGGCGATTGGGTCGCCTGGGTCGGTACCTACGACGACATCATCGCCGGCCGTGAAGGTCAGTACCGCGTGCGTTTGATGAAAAACCATCGTGGACGCGACTGCGCCTACCCCGGCGTCGAGTTGTTGCCCGACGGCACTTTGGTCACGACGACCTATGGACATTGGACCGCAGGCGAAGAGCCGTATATCGTCAGCGTCCGTTTGAAGCTCGCCGAGCTGGATGAGAAAGCCGCTGTGCGGAAGGCGGAAAAGGCATCGGAGCCCCAGCGGGATTCGGCCCAGACGGTGCCTGTGACGAATTCGGTCCGCGAAGTCGAGTCGGCGCCGAACCAGACCAATCCTTCCACGACGGAGAAATCTGCGGCAGACAACTCGTCGTCCGCCGATACCACGACGACGAAATCAGCGCCCGCGGGAGCAAGTTCGAACGAGCCTGCCTTTCAACCGGCGCGCGTCTCGGCCAAACGGCATCGGCGACCCAACATCCTCTTCATCCTGACCGACGATCAGCGGGCCGACACGATCCACGCAGTAGGGAATCGCCACATCCGCACGCCGACGCTCGATCGCCTCGTCGAACAGGGGCAGGTCTTTCGCCGCGCCTACTGCATGGGCTCGACCATGCCCGCCGTTTGCCTGCCCAGCCGATCGATGTTGATGACGTCGCGGACGCTGTTTCACCTGCCGGATGCCAAGTCGCCTGCGTCGGTTGCCGCGGCCCCCTTGCTCCCCCGCACCCTGACTGCGGCCGGCTTCGATACGTTGCGGACGGGCAAGGTGGGCAACCATCCGGCCTATGCCGATGCGGCCTTTGGCCGCAACCACAACGTCGAGCGATCTGCCACCTGTACCACCACGCACGCCGACACGGCCATACGGTTCTTGCGAGAAGATCGCGGCGAGCAGCCGTTTTTTCTCTATGTCGCCTTGGCCTCACCGCACGATCCTCGCGTCGCGCCCCAGCCGTACATGGACCAATACAGTCCCCGCGATGTCGAATTGCCCGCCAACTACCTGCCACAGCATCCGTTCGACAACGGCGAGATGACCATTCGCGACGAGCAACTCGCACCCTGGCCCCGCACGCGCGAGGTGATCGCCGAGCACCTGGCCGATTATTACAGCGTGATCACTTATCTCGATGCCGAGATCGCACGCATCCTCGCCACCCTCGAAGAGGTGGGGGCCAAAGACGACACCTATGTCCTCTTTTCGTCCGACCATGGACTGGCCATCGGCAGCCACGGACTCATGGGCAAGCAGAACCTGTACGAGCACAGCATGCGCGTTCCGCTCGTCATCTCGGGTCCTGGCGTTTCGGCGGGCAGCTCGAACGATGCGCTCGTCTACCTGCACGATCTTTTTCCGACGATTTGCGAGCTGACGGGTGTGCCGATTCCCGCGGGGGTCGAAGGGAAGAGTCTCGTGCCGGTATTGCGCGATCCACAGCATCGGGTGCGAGATTCGCTCTTCACAGCCTACCGCGATGTGCAACGCGCCATGTGCGACGATCGCTGGAAGCTGATCCGGTATCCGCAAGTGGATCGTACGCAGTTGTTCGATCTGGAGCACGATCCAGACGAACGAAACGACCTGGCGGCAGATCCTCGATACCAGGATCGTGTCGCGCGCATGATGGCCAGGCTGGCCGCCTGGCAGCGCGAGCTCGACGATCCGGCGCCGTTGCAGGTCGAGCATCCCCGCGATCCCACGTTCACGCCCCCTGCGCAGACGTCGCAACGCGCGCCCGGGCGTCCGCGCCTCGCCCCCATCGCGATGGTTTCGGACACACGCGATCCGCCCTTCGGCCTGCGATCGGAAGTGGCCGTGTCGGCGACACCTTGA
- a CDS encoding DUF547 domain-containing protein — translation MRSLSREISVVGKNIPAAERVPVTQLDHSEWDALVKKYVDGRGFVDYSGWKASAADRQALLDYLGELSRADVPLPDPPIPLNQLPPKRDEKLHAAILAYWINAYNALTIEGILREYPTDSIRNFTAEYWGYNIWQDLLLPVGETRVSLDEIEHARLRPLGDFRIHFAIVCASRGCPPLRNEAYTPERIEDQLSAQARRFLNDVRNFRYVVESENKKYIHWSPLLAWYSDDFGPDRATQMHRLSKWIDDEETRRITVNPDTFVQRNEYDWGLNDQATAEPAADSDVITAADPPPESSDPAPTSSDVDAAPAADATSPQADPPAVQDETPKE, via the coding sequence GTGCGAAGTCTCTCTCGCGAGATCTCCGTCGTCGGCAAGAACATCCCCGCCGCGGAACGAGTACCTGTCACGCAGCTCGACCATAGCGAGTGGGACGCGCTCGTGAAGAAGTACGTCGACGGGCGTGGCTTCGTCGATTACTCGGGCTGGAAAGCATCGGCGGCCGATCGACAGGCCCTGCTCGACTACCTGGGCGAACTTTCGCGTGCCGATGTTCCGCTGCCCGATCCACCAATCCCCCTCAACCAACTCCCGCCCAAGCGAGATGAAAAGCTGCACGCGGCAATCCTCGCTTACTGGATCAACGCCTACAATGCACTCACGATCGAGGGCATTCTGCGGGAGTATCCCACGGACAGCATTCGCAATTTCACGGCGGAATACTGGGGTTACAACATCTGGCAGGACCTGCTGCTGCCCGTCGGAGAGACGCGGGTTTCGCTCGATGAAATCGAGCATGCGCGGTTGCGGCCGCTGGGTGACTTCCGCATTCACTTTGCCATCGTATGTGCTTCGCGAGGTTGTCCGCCGCTGCGAAACGAGGCCTATACGCCGGAACGCATCGAAGACCAATTATCCGCGCAAGCTCGACGTTTCCTGAACGACGTTCGCAACTTTCGTTACGTGGTTGAGAGCGAGAACAAGAAATACATCCATTGGTCTCCCTTGCTCGCTTGGTATAGCGATGACTTCGGTCCCGATCGCGCCACGCAAATGCATCGCCTCTCGAAATGGATCGACGACGAAGAGACACGCCGCATCACGGTGAACCCCGATACCTTCGTCCAACGCAACGAATACGACTGGGGCCTCAACGATCAGGCCACCGCCGAGCCGGCAGCCGATAGCGACGTGATAACGGCGGCAGATCCGCCTCCGGAGAGCAGCGATCCGGCACCAACTTCTTCCGACGTCGATGCGGCGCCAGCAGCCGATGCTACTTCACCGCAGGCAGATCCGCCCGCAGTCCAGGATGAAACACCGAAAGAGTAA